A window of the Streptomyces griseochromogenes genome harbors these coding sequences:
- the uvrC gene encoding excinuclease ABC subunit UvrC — MADPSSYRPRPGEIPDSPGVYRFRDEHRRVIYVGKAKSLRQRLANYFQDLANLHPRTRTMVTTAASVEWTVVSTEVEALQLEYSWIKEYDPRFNVKYRDDKSYPYLAVTMNEEFPRVQVMRGHKKKGVRYFGPYGHAWAIRDTVDLLLRVFPVRTCSAGVFKNATRTGRPCLLGYIGKCSAPCVGRIAPEDHRELAEEFCDFMAGRTGTYLRRLEKQMMEAAEEMEYERAARLRDDIEALKKAMEKNAVVLADATDADLIAVAEDELEAAVQIFHVRGGRVRGQRGWVTDKVEEVTTSALVEHALQQLYGEETGDAVPKEVLVPALPEPVGPVQEWLTGRRGSNVSLRIPQRGDKKALMETVQRNAQQALALHKTKRASDLTTRSRALEEIAEALDLDSAPLRIECYDISHLQGDDVVASMVVFEDGLQRKSEYRRFQIKGFVGQDDVRSMHEVITRRFRRYLAEKEKTGEWTEGENALTDGDPLTGALKDDEGRPRKFAYPPQLVVVDGGQPQVAAARGALDELGIDDIAVCGLAKRLEEVWVPGEDDPVVLPRTSEGLYLLQRVRDEAHRFAITYQRTKRAKRFRSGPLDEVPGLGETRKQALIKHFGSVKKLRSATIEQIQQVPGIGRKTAETIAAALARAAPAAPAVNTATGEIIDDEEPDTTGGSSGEPVTAGLPDERRGQET, encoded by the coding sequence ATGGCCGACCCCTCCAGCTACCGCCCCAGGCCGGGTGAGATCCCGGACTCCCCGGGGGTGTACAGGTTCCGTGACGAGCACCGCCGGGTGATCTACGTCGGAAAGGCGAAAAGCCTGCGCCAGCGCCTGGCGAACTACTTCCAGGACCTGGCGAACCTGCACCCGCGTACCCGGACGATGGTGACCACCGCCGCGTCCGTGGAGTGGACCGTGGTGTCCACGGAGGTCGAGGCACTGCAGCTGGAGTACTCCTGGATCAAGGAGTACGACCCCCGCTTCAACGTCAAATACCGCGACGACAAGAGCTACCCGTACCTCGCGGTGACGATGAACGAGGAGTTCCCGCGCGTGCAGGTGATGCGCGGTCACAAGAAGAAGGGCGTCAGGTACTTCGGACCGTACGGCCACGCATGGGCCATCCGGGACACCGTGGACCTGCTGCTGCGGGTCTTCCCGGTGCGCACCTGCTCGGCCGGCGTCTTCAAGAACGCCACCCGCACCGGCCGCCCGTGCCTGCTCGGTTACATCGGCAAGTGCTCGGCCCCCTGTGTCGGCCGGATCGCCCCCGAGGACCACCGTGAGCTGGCCGAGGAGTTCTGCGACTTCATGGCGGGCCGCACCGGCACCTACCTCCGCCGTCTGGAGAAGCAGATGATGGAGGCGGCCGAGGAGATGGAGTACGAGCGGGCGGCCCGCCTGCGCGACGACATCGAGGCCCTGAAGAAGGCCATGGAGAAGAACGCGGTCGTGCTCGCGGACGCGACCGACGCCGACCTCATCGCCGTCGCGGAGGACGAGCTGGAGGCGGCCGTCCAGATCTTCCACGTGCGCGGCGGCCGGGTGCGCGGCCAGCGCGGCTGGGTGACCGACAAGGTCGAGGAGGTCACGACCTCCGCCCTCGTCGAGCACGCGCTGCAGCAGCTGTACGGCGAGGAGACGGGCGATGCCGTCCCCAAGGAGGTCCTGGTCCCGGCGCTGCCCGAGCCGGTCGGACCGGTCCAGGAGTGGCTGACCGGCCGCCGCGGGTCGAACGTGTCGCTGCGCATCCCGCAGCGCGGCGACAAGAAGGCGCTCATGGAGACCGTGCAGCGCAACGCCCAGCAGGCGCTCGCCCTGCACAAGACCAAGCGCGCCTCCGACCTGACGACGCGCTCGCGGGCCCTGGAGGAGATCGCCGAGGCCCTCGACCTGGACAGCGCCCCGCTGCGGATCGAGTGCTACGACATCTCCCATCTGCAGGGCGACGACGTGGTGGCCTCCATGGTCGTCTTCGAGGACGGCCTGCAGCGCAAGAGCGAGTACCGCCGCTTCCAGATCAAGGGCTTCGTCGGCCAGGACGACGTCCGCTCCATGCACGAGGTGATCACCCGCCGCTTCAGGCGCTATCTCGCCGAGAAGGAGAAGACGGGGGAGTGGACCGAAGGCGAGAACGCGCTCACCGACGGAGACCCCCTCACCGGCGCCCTCAAGGACGACGAGGGCCGCCCCAGGAAGTTCGCCTATCCGCCTCAGCTCGTCGTGGTCGACGGCGGTCAGCCGCAGGTCGCGGCGGCCCGGGGGGCGCTGGACGAGCTCGGCATCGACGACATCGCCGTCTGTGGTCTCGCCAAGCGCCTGGAGGAGGTCTGGGTGCCCGGCGAGGACGACCCGGTGGTTCTGCCCCGCACCAGCGAGGGCCTCTATCTGCTCCAGCGCGTCCGCGACGAAGCCCACCGCTTCGCGATCACCTATCAGCGCACCAAACGCGCCAAGCGCTTCCGTTCCGGCCCCCTGGACGAGGTGCCCGGCCTCGGCGAGACACGCAAACAGGCGCTCATCAAGCATTTCGGCTCGGTGAAGAAGCTGCGGTCCGCCACAATCGAACAGATCCAGCAGGTGCCCGGCATAGGCCGAAAGACGGCCGAGACGATCGCCGCGGCGCTCGCCCGGGCGGCCCCGGCCGCACCCGCCGTGAACACGGCGACCGGAGAGATCATTGATGACGAGGAACCCGATACGACGGGGG
- a CDS encoding Rieske (2Fe-2S) protein, producing the protein MPARPSHPPTSRRTVLRGAAVAPVAGLGLAACAAPGGASADATPTAPVDLGAESEVSKGGAKLYREHNVVVSRDGSGALKAYSTICTHAGCPINKLQGTTLICPCHGSQFDAVTGKVVQAPATEPLNELPVRTTNGRIVAGPGA; encoded by the coding sequence ATGCCCGCCCGACCGTCGCATCCGCCCACGAGTCGTCGTACCGTCCTTCGAGGAGCCGCCGTGGCCCCCGTCGCCGGGCTCGGGCTGGCCGCCTGCGCGGCCCCCGGCGGTGCCTCGGCCGACGCGACTCCGACGGCGCCGGTCGACCTCGGCGCCGAGAGCGAGGTTTCCAAGGGCGGCGCCAAGCTCTACCGGGAACACAATGTGGTGGTGAGCCGGGACGGGAGCGGGGCCCTCAAGGCGTACAGCACGATCTGCACGCACGCGGGGTGCCCCATCAACAAGCTCCAGGGAACGACCCTGATCTGCCCCTGCCACGGCAGCCAGTTCGACGCCGTGACCGGCAAGGTGGTCCAGGCCCCGGCCACCGAGCCGTTGAACGAGCTGCCGGTCAGGACCACGAACGGCAGGATCGTCGCCGGCCCGGGTGCCTGA
- a CDS encoding LacI family DNA-binding transcriptional regulator — translation MPTMADVARSAGVSVATVSHVLNGTRPVLPHTRQAVLEAVDALGYTPNTLARSLVTSRTRSIGLAVSAISNPYFTEILQGVEAAALDAGYSLLIADPHDDPVHERKVVQLLHERRVDGMIVAPSASPRDLVAYLSRHAVPTVFLDRVLTTGDRPTSAPHLDQPSGDHHGDGSPSPGRPCFDQVCAESTGPTARLVTHLAGLGHRRIGLVTGLPGLSTTSERITGYRQAVADAGLALDEDLVVSGNSESAGAERATATLLSLPAPPTALVTANNAMTIGALRALRRQGLVVPDDMALCCFDDFAWADLFSPRLTAIAQPSREIGAQAVQVLLDRLAAPDRPARTVRLPCAFVHRTSCGCPEGRDQAEGPGPDEPGGRTEPSALPEKGTIS, via the coding sequence ATGCCCACCATGGCGGACGTCGCCCGGAGCGCGGGAGTCTCCGTGGCCACCGTCTCCCACGTGCTCAACGGCACGCGTCCGGTACTGCCCCACACCCGCCAGGCCGTGCTGGAGGCCGTCGACGCCCTCGGCTACACGCCCAACACCCTCGCCCGCTCCCTGGTGACCTCCCGCACCCGCTCGATCGGCCTCGCGGTGTCGGCGATCAGCAACCCGTACTTCACGGAGATCCTCCAGGGCGTCGAGGCCGCCGCCCTGGACGCGGGCTACAGTCTGCTCATCGCCGACCCGCACGACGACCCCGTGCACGAACGCAAGGTCGTCCAGCTTCTGCACGAGCGCCGAGTGGACGGCATGATCGTCGCCCCTTCCGCGAGCCCCCGGGATCTCGTCGCCTACCTGAGCCGCCACGCCGTGCCGACGGTGTTCCTGGACCGGGTGCTCACGACGGGTGACCGTCCCACAAGCGCGCCACACCTCGATCAGCCCTCGGGGGACCACCACGGCGACGGCTCACCCTCCCCCGGCCGACCCTGTTTCGATCAGGTCTGTGCCGAGAGCACCGGTCCGACGGCCCGCCTCGTCACTCACCTCGCCGGGCTCGGCCATCGCCGGATCGGCCTGGTCACCGGGCTGCCCGGACTCAGCACCACGAGCGAGCGGATCACCGGCTACCGGCAGGCCGTCGCCGACGCCGGCCTCGCCCTCGACGAGGATCTCGTGGTGTCCGGCAACTCCGAGTCGGCCGGCGCCGAGCGGGCCACGGCCACCCTGCTCTCCCTCCCCGCGCCGCCCACGGCCCTGGTCACCGCCAACAACGCCATGACCATCGGTGCCCTGCGCGCCCTGCGCCGTCAGGGTCTGGTCGTGCCGGACGACATGGCCCTGTGCTGCTTCGACGACTTCGCCTGGGCCGATCTGTTCTCACCCCGGCTCACCGCCATCGCCCAGCCCAGCAGGGAGATCGGCGCCCAGGCCGTCCAGGTGCTGCTGGACCGGCTGGCCGCACCGGACCGACCCGCCCGGACCGTACGGCTGCCCTGCGCCTTCGTCCACCGCACCTCCTGCGGATGCCCGGAGGGCCGGGACCAGGCCGAGGGCCCCGGGCCGGACGAGCCCGGCGGCCGAACCGAACCATCCGCGCTGCCCGAGAAGGGAACCATCTCGTGA
- a CDS encoding carbohydrate kinase family protein, with protein MIVVAGEALIDLVPHGPGALADLKPALGGGPYNTAVALGRLGSPTAFCSRTSHDAFGEALLDGLRRAGVDVSGVQRGPEPTTLAVATVDAGGSAAYSFYVDGTADRLFTAPAGLPSGTRAVSFGTCSLVLEPGASAYEELMRSAAGRGLFTALDPNVRAGLIPDADAYRARFKSWLPSVTLLKLSEEDAEWLGGTPREWLAAGPSAVVVTRGGDGLTVHTREAAEYSVPGEKVEVVDTIGAGDTVNAALLHGLSAQNALSPQGLAGLGADGWRRLLRFAARAAAITCSRAGAEPPYAAELGEL; from the coding sequence GTGATCGTCGTCGCCGGTGAGGCACTGATCGACCTGGTACCGCACGGCCCGGGGGCCCTGGCGGACCTGAAGCCGGCGCTCGGCGGCGGCCCGTACAACACCGCCGTGGCCCTCGGTCGTCTGGGCTCCCCGACCGCCTTCTGCTCCCGCACGTCGCACGACGCCTTCGGTGAGGCCCTGCTCGACGGGCTGCGGCGGGCGGGGGTGGACGTGTCGGGTGTGCAGCGCGGTCCCGAGCCGACCACCCTCGCGGTCGCCACCGTCGACGCCGGTGGCTCGGCCGCGTACTCCTTCTATGTCGACGGCACCGCCGACCGCCTGTTCACCGCGCCGGCCGGCCTGCCCTCCGGCACGCGCGCGGTGTCCTTCGGCACCTGCTCGCTCGTCCTGGAACCGGGGGCGAGCGCCTACGAGGAGCTGATGCGGTCCGCCGCCGGACGGGGCCTGTTCACCGCGCTGGACCCCAACGTCCGGGCCGGTCTGATCCCGGACGCGGACGCCTATCGGGCGCGTTTCAAGAGCTGGCTGCCCTCGGTGACGCTGCTGAAGCTGTCGGAGGAGGACGCGGAGTGGCTGGGCGGCACGCCGCGCGAGTGGCTGGCCGCGGGACCGTCGGCCGTCGTGGTCACCCGGGGCGGCGACGGTCTCACCGTCCACACCCGGGAGGCCGCGGAGTACTCCGTACCGGGCGAGAAGGTCGAGGTCGTGGACACCATCGGCGCCGGTGACACGGTGAACGCGGCCCTGCTGCACGGTCTGTCCGCCCAGAACGCGCTGTCGCCGCAGGGGCTCGCCGGCCTGGGCGCGGACGGCTGGCGGCGGCTGCTGCGGTTCGCGGCACGTGCGGCGGCGATCACCTGCTCGCGGGCGGGGGCGGAACCGCCGTACGCGGCCGAGCTGGGCGAACTGTGA